In the genome of Polyangia bacterium, the window TGTCTGCTCGCCAGCGAACGGCGCCATCGCGGTGATGGCGCGGCTGACCTGGTATTTCGGCACCCTGCCGGTGCGGCCCTTCGCGGGAATCGCCGCGGGTGGCGGCTATATCCGCCACGTGGCGGCCTTCGACCAGCAGAAGAAGTGCGGCTCGAACATGACGCAGACGTGCGTGGACACCGTCGCCGCCGGTCCGGTGCTGTTCGGGCCCGACGGTGGCATTCTTTACAATCTGACCAAGAACATCGGTTTGGTCCTGGGCGTGAACACGCAGCTCGGCTTCGGACACTTCACGTTCAACGTCGACGTGAACGCGGGCATGGCCGTGCAGTTGTGACCGCTCGCTGACGCTCGCTGCGCGGAAGGGGCTGCTGGCCCCTCCCGCGGGCCCACCCCAGCGCTTCTCGCAAGGTGAGCCGGCGCGGCGGAGCCGCGCCTCCTGAACTGAAATAGCCGCGCACGCGGCCGGGAAACGAAAGAGACTGATCCCATGCCTCTCCCTTTGGGAGAGGCCCCCGGCCGAAGGCCGCGGGTGAGGGGCGGGCGCGGCGCCTTTACGTCTTCTCGGGCTCCCACAGCGGTTCGGGTTCGCCGTACAGGCGGGAGGCGTGGCGGCTCATCACGAACAGGGCGTCGGAAAGCCGGTTCAAATACGGCAGCGCCTGCGGGTTGATCTCGTCGGTGCTGATCAGCGTGACCAGCAGGCGCTCAGCGCGGCGGCACACGGTGCGAGCGAGGTGCAGGTACGACGCCACCCAGCCGCCACCAGGAAGAATGAAGCTGCGCAGCTCGGGCAGCGATTCGTTCCATTGATCGATCTCACGCTCCAGCGCCTCGACGTGGCGCGCTTCGATCACCGGCTGCTTCGGGTGGCGGTGGGCGGGCGTGGTGGCGAGATCGCTGCCGAGATTGAAAAGCTCGTTCTGAATGCGGCGTAAGACCGCGTCCAATTCGCGGGCGCCGGCGGGCGCGACCGGCGTCTGCAGCGCCGTGCGAGCCAGACCCAGACACGACGACAGTTCGTCGACGGTGCCATAGGTTTCGATGCGCCCGCTGTTTTTTCCTACCTTCTCGCCACTGGCCAGGCGGGTCTGTCCACCGTCGCCGGCCTTGGTGTAGATCCGATTGAGCCTCACCATGCCGACGTATATACCGTGGATCGCATGCTGTTCGATCCTCTACCGCGCGCGATTCTTCTCGACGTCGGTTTCACGCTGACCTTTTGCGACGGCCGGGCCATCGCCTCGCACGCCGCGCGCGCCGGCGTGATCGTCGATCCGCTGGCCATCGAAGGCGCCGAGGGCGCCTTGCGCGCCGAGCTGCGCGAGACGCTGGGCACCGTCCACCGCACGCACGACGACGGCGGCAAACGCTATCTCGGCCGCATCTTTCGCCGCACGCTGGAGCTGGCCGGCCAAGCCGGGCCACCCGATTCTTTGCAGCGCGCGGTGGAGATCGTCCTCGGCGAGCACCTGCGACGCAACGTCTGGTGTCGCGTCGGCGCGGGCGTGCCGACGTCGCTGCAGCGCCTGCGCGCCGCCGGCTGTCGCCTGGCCGTGGTCTCGAACAGCGAGGGCACCGTCGAGGCGATGCTGGAGACGGTCGGCCTGCGGCCGCTGCTGGACACCGTGGTCGACTCTGCCGTGGTCGGTCTGGTCAAACCCGATCCGCGCATCTTTCAGGTGGCGCTGGACCGTCTGGGGATTGCGTCGTCGCAAGCGGTGATGGTCGGCGATTCTCCTTCAGCGGATGTGGTGGGCGCGCGCGCTGTGGGCGCGCGCGCCGCCCTGTTGGATCCGTTCGATCTGTACCTATCGGTGGACGCCCCGCGCTTTCGCGACCTGGCGGCGTTCACCGACGCGCTATTGGGAACTGATTAGGCCAGCGAATCCTTGGCCGCCTTGAGTGGGCGCGCCTTCAAGACCTTGCGAGCGGGCTTGGCCTTGATGGTGATCGGTTCCTTGGTGAACGGGTTGATGCCAGGGCGTTCTTTGGTGGCCGGTTTTTTCACGACGACAAACTTGGCGAAGCCGGGCAGCACGAAGAGACCATTCTTCTTGAGCTCTTTGTGTCCAACATTGGCCAGCGACTCGATCACGCGGGCGACGTCTTTGCGCGCAAGCTTTTCCTTGTGAGCATCCGCGATCGCCTGGATTATCTGGGACTTCGTGAGGACCTTTGCCATCTCGCTCTCCTTTTGTTCAACGCCATCCGCTCAGTGACCCGCTGCTTCATCAGCGCGGTGATCGTCACCGCCCATGAAAGTGGTGTGACACTTTAGGCAGAAAGATTTCCCCTGAAAACAAAAAAAGAACAAAAAACCGCGGAAAAACCAGGGCGCCACGCGTTTGTTCCGTCGGAGAAAGCGAATCGCCGCGCGCGCACGGCGCGCAAGACAGTGGCGGCGCTGGTGTCGCCATCGTCGTCGGTGAAGGCGTCCTCACCGACGGAGACGGCGCCGTTTTTGAAATGGGCCGGCGGCAAACGACAGCTTTTGCCGGCGATCATGCGGGTGGTTCCTCCTGCGATAGGCACCTACTACGAACCGTTCGTCGGCGCCGGCGCGCTGTTCTTCGCCTTGGCGGCCGCCCGAAAATTTAAACGCGCCGTCATCGCCGACACCAACAGCGACCTGATTGACTGTTATCTCGCCGTCCGCGATCAACTGAATGATGTCATCGACGAGCTGCGCCGCTATCGATACGAACGCGACGCTTACTACGCGGTGCGGGCGCTAGACCCGGAAAAACTGTCGCCGGCCGAACGAGCGGCGCGGGTCATCTATCTCAATCGCTGCGGGTACAACGGCCTTTATCGGGTGAACAGCGCCGGCCACTTCAACGTGCCGTTCGGTCGTCATCGCTCGGTACTGATCTGCGATGTCGATCGGCTGCAAGCGGCGTCGGCCGCGTTGCAAGGCGTGGACATCCGCCGCCAAGACTTCGACGCCACCGTGACCGACGCCAGGCCGGGTGATTTCGTCTACCTCGATCCGCCGTATGTCCCACTGTCGCGCACGTCGTCGTTCACGGCGTACGCGCAAGGGCGGTTCGGGGCGGAGGAGCAGTCACGATTGGCGGCGACATTGCGGCGTCTGGGGGCGGCGGGCGTGGCGACGGTGCTGTCGAATTCGGATTGTCCGACGACGCGCAAGCTGTATCGCCATCTGCCGCGGCAAAAGATCGCCGTGCGGCGGGCGATCAACTCGGTGGCCACCGCGCGCGGTCCCGTCGCCGAGTTGCTGGTGCGCAGCTTCGATTTCTGAGTGTCCTGTCGCCGCAGCGCTTGCGATCGAGCAATCGATGGTTAGATCTGATTGGAACGAGTTGGATTTGGGTAGGGCGCGGTCGTCGCAGGTGTGGGTTGGTGTTGGTGGGGGGACGACCGGCAGTGGAGGGTCGAAGGTGCCAGACACCGTCGACCCTCTTTTTTCATTATGGACGTAACTTCTTCGTCTTGAGCGCAACCATGAATCGCGTGCTGCTGTCGGGGTGATCTGCTAAGCAGCGGAGATGGCGAAGGTCGATGAGCTGCAGAAGGAGCATGAGGCGCGGGTGACGGCGCTGGTGGCGGAGCTGGCGGGGCGAGGGGCAGAGTCGGACTGGGCGTTGGTGCGCGCCCTCGTTCACCAGGCGGTGCACGCGGCGGCGGCGCGAAAGGCGGCGGAGTTTTGCGCGCTGTCGACCTATCTGGCGGAGATGATCGGGCACGCGCACCAGTTGGTCCACGGTGGCTCTGAAACGCCGGCAGCGCATCGAGACATCGTCCATTGACGTGTTATCTTTCGCCGCCGATGCGTCAGCTGGCGGTCATCGCACTTGTCATCACCACTGCTGCGGGCGTTCCGGCCTGCAAGAAAACGAAAGAGGCCAACCCCGTGTCTTCATCGCAACCAACCAATGCTTCCGCTGGATTGATGGTCGAAGAGGTGCAGGTGGGAACCGGCGACGTGGCCAGCAAAGGCAAGGTGGTGTCGGTCCACTACACCGGCCGGCTGACCGACGGCACCAAGTTCGATAGCTCGCTGGATCACGGGCGGCCGATCGAATTTGCGCTTGGCACCGGGCGGGTGATCAAAGGTTGGGACCAAGGTATCGACGGCATGAAGGTCGGCGGCAAGCGCAAGCTGACCATCCCGCCTGATCTGGCCTATGGCGCGCGCGGCACACCGGGCGGGCCGATTCCCCCGAATGCCACGCTGGTTTTCGACGTCGAGCTGGTCGGCGTCAAGTAGCCGCGGCGTAACCAGATAGCGCTGGCAAACATCGCGGCATTGAGTAGACTCCGCCGCCGGGTGGGGTGGCCGCTTTGTCGGCCACCTCATGCGCGTTTTCACCAGGCCAGACCGGGTCAGCACAGCGAGAAGGAAAAGTCATGGCGTCCATCGACAAGGTTCGAAACATCGGAATCTCCGCCCACATCGATTCAGGGAAGACCACCCTGTCCGAACGCATCCTTTTTTACACTGGAAAAATCCACAAGATCGAAGAGGTCAGGGGCAAGTCGGGCGTGGGCGCCAAGATGGACTCGATGGATCTCGAACGCGAGAAGGGCATCACGATCCAATCCGCCGCCACCTACTGCGAGTGGGACGGATACAACATCAACCTGATCGATACGCCCGGACACGTCGACTTCACCATCGAGGTTGAACGCGCGTTGCGGGTTCTCGACGGGGCGGTGCTGGTTCTGTGCGGCACCTCTGGCGTGCAATCGCAGTCGTACACCGTCGATCGCCAGATGCGCCGCTACAACGTGCCGCGCCTGGCCTTCATCAACAAGCTCGACCGCGCGGGCGCCGATCCCAAACGCGTCACGGCGCAGCTGAAGGAAAAGCTGCGCCACAACACCATCACCATGCAGCTGCCCATCGGCGAAGAGGCCGACTTCGACGGTATCATCGACCTCATCAAGATGAAGGCTTCCTTCTTCGACGGCGACAACGGCGAGGACATCCGCGAAGAAGAGATCCCGGCCGACCGGCTTGAGGAGGCCAAGACCGCCCGCCACGACATGATCGCCGCCATCGCCGATCACGACGAGGCCATGGCCGACAAATACCTCGCCGAAGCCGAGGTCACCCCCGCCGAGCTGCACGCCGCCATTCGCCGGGTGACCATCGCCCTCAAGATGACGCCGGTCTTCATCGGCTCGGCGTACAAGAACAAGGGCGTTCAGCTGCTGCTCGACGGCGTGAACATGTACCTGCCGAATCCGACCGAGGTCACCAACATCGCCCTCGACCAGAACAAGAACGAAGAGAAGACTGTCCTTTTGTCGGATCCGAAGAAGCCGTTTGTCGGACTGGCCTTCAAGCTGGAAGAAGGGCGCTACGGGCAGCTGACTTATATGCGCGTTTATCAGGGCTCGCTCTCCAAGGGCGACTTCATCGTCAACAACTCGTCGAACCGCAGACGCATCAAGGTGCCGCGCCTGGTGCGCATGCACTCGAACGAGATGAACGACATCGAGACGGCCACGGCGGGCGACATCGTCGCGCTGTTCGGCGTGGAGTGCTCGTCGGGCGATACGTTCTCGACCGAATCGGTGGCCTACACCATGACGTCGATGCACGTGCCGGAGGCGGTCATCTCCTTGGCCGTTTCGCCCAAGGACAAGGCCAACGCCACCAACTTCTCCAAGGCCCTCAATCGCTTCACCAAAGAGGATCCGACCTTCCGCGTCCACCGCGACGAGGAGTCGGCCCAGACCATCATCAGCGGGATGGGCGAGCTTCACCTCGAGATCTACATCGAGCGCATGAAGCGCGAGTACAGCTGCGAGGTGATCTCGGGTAAGCCCCAGGTGGCGTACCGCGAGGCCATCGGGCAGCACGCGGAGTTCAGTTACACCCACAAGAAACAGACCGGCGGTTCGGGCCAGTACGGTAAGGTGGCCGGGTTCATCGAGCCGCTGCCCGCCGATCACGCCACCGGGTTCGAGTTCGTCGACGAGATCGTGGGCGGTTCGATCCCGCGCGAGTTTATCCCGGCCTGCGAAAAAGGCTTCCGCGAGGCCGTGAAGAAGGGGCCGCTGATCGGGTTCCCCATTGTCGGCGTCAAGTGCGTCATCAATGACGGCGCTTCGCACCCGGTCGATTCGTCGGAAATCGCCTTCCGCACGGCGGCGCTGATGGGTTTCCGCGAGGCCTATGCCGGCGCCAAGCCGACCATCCTCGAGCCTATCATGCGGGTCGAGGTGCAGTTCCCGGAGGAGTTCCAGGGCGCCGTCATGGGCCAGCTGAACCAGCGCCGCGGCACCATCATCTCGTCGGAGAAACAGGAAGGCTTCGTGCAAGCGATGGCCGAGGTGCCGCTTAACGACATGTTCGGCTATTCGACGGACCTGCGGTCGGCGACGCAAGGCAAGGGCGAGTTCACCATGGAGTTCCAGAAGTACGCCGAGGTGCCCAAGCAGGCCCGCGAAGTGATGATGGCCGAATTTCGCACCAAGCGAGAGAAAGAGGCCGCGGCCCGTTGAGGCGCGACGGCGGAACGGGCAAACGGCTTTCGGCCAGCGTGCCGGAAGCCGGCGCCCGCGGCTCGCGCACGCTGCGCCTGCTGCTGGGCGAGCTGGGCGCGGCCAAGCACCGCTTGCTGGTCGAGACCGAGGCCCTGCGCGACATCGAGACGCGAGTTCGTGGTTGGGATCTGAGCGAGGCTTTTCAAGCGCGGCGTGGCCACACCCTGCGCGTCGAGGCGACGGTCCGCTTCAGCGGCGCGCTGGATGAGCTGCACGACTTGCTGGCGCGGCTGTCAGACGCGCGCCTGTCGCCGGCGTTCGCCCTGCGACCGATCTCGCCCGGCCGGCGGCGCCTGCTGACCGAGATCCGCAGCGAGCTGCGCTACCTGCAGCGCGCCTTCGACGGCGGCAACCTATTGCTGGCGAACACGCTCGAAACGTTCAGCAGTTAAAGCGAGCGGCAGCGCGCCCTCCGGCGCTCATGATTGGTCACGTCTCCCTGGCGGAGCGCCCTTTTTTTGGGATCGGTTAAAGAGCGCTCCTCGTCAGAGGAGCGCAAACGCGCGCAAGCCGCCTTCCAGTCGGTTGTTCACCTTCGCCCCGCGCGTAACGGGCTTGCCTCCGAAAATGTGACCGATGGTGAGCTCCCGCGGGGCCCGCCGGTACTTCGCAAAGTGGGCCGGTCGGCGGCGCTCGCCAGGCTGACGCGGAGTGGCGTATTGTTCGCCCATGGACCTTCTTCGACAGCTGGTTCGGGTGCCGGGGGTGCAGGCGATCTGGGCCAAGTTGGGTCTGGGATCGCTGGCGACGCGGATGCGCTTTGACATCACCGAGCGCCCCGCCTACGCCTACGGCGTCTACTCTGCCGCCATGCTGGCCAAGCGTCTTGGTCTGGACGCCATCTCGGTGGTCGAGTTCGGTGTCGCCGGCGGCCGGGGCCTGCTGGCTCTCGAGCGCGTGG includes:
- a CDS encoding cob(I)yrinic acid a,c-diamide adenosyltransferase, yielding MVRLNRIYTKAGDGGQTRLASGEKVGKNSGRIETYGTVDELSSCLGLARTALQTPVAPAGARELDAVLRRIQNELFNLGSDLATTPAHRHPKQPVIEARHVEALEREIDQWNESLPELRSFILPGGGWVASYLHLARTVCRRAERLLVTLISTDEINPQALPYLNRLSDALFVMSRHASRLYGEPEPLWEPEKT
- a CDS encoding HAD family hydrolase: MLFDPLPRAILLDVGFTLTFCDGRAIASHAARAGVIVDPLAIEGAEGALRAELRETLGTVHRTHDDGGKRYLGRIFRRTLELAGQAGPPDSLQRAVEIVLGEHLRRNVWCRVGAGVPTSLQRLRAAGCRLAVVSNSEGTVEAMLETVGLRPLLDTVVDSAVVGLVKPDPRIFQVALDRLGIASSQAVMVGDSPSADVVGARAVGARAALLDPFDLYLSVDAPRFRDLAAFTDALLGTD
- a CDS encoding HU family DNA-binding protein, which translates into the protein MAKVLTKSQIIQAIADAHKEKLARKDVARVIESLANVGHKELKKNGLFVLPGFAKFVVVKKPATKERPGINPFTKEPITIKAKPARKVLKARPLKAAKDSLA
- a CDS encoding Dam family site-specific DNA-(adenine-N6)-methyltransferase — translated: MAALVSPSSSVKASSPTETAPFLKWAGGKRQLLPAIMRVVPPAIGTYYEPFVGAGALFFALAAARKFKRAVIADTNSDLIDCYLAVRDQLNDVIDELRRYRYERDAYYAVRALDPEKLSPAERAARVIYLNRCGYNGLYRVNSAGHFNVPFGRHRSVLICDVDRLQAASAALQGVDIRRQDFDATVTDARPGDFVYLDPPYVPLSRTSSFTAYAQGRFGAEEQSRLAATLRRLGAAGVATVLSNSDCPTTRKLYRHLPRQKIAVRRAINSVATARGPVAELLVRSFDF
- a CDS encoding FKBP-type peptidyl-prolyl cis-trans isomerase — translated: MVEEVQVGTGDVASKGKVVSVHYTGRLTDGTKFDSSLDHGRPIEFALGTGRVIKGWDQGIDGMKVGGKRKLTIPPDLAYGARGTPGGPIPPNATLVFDVELVGVK
- the fusA gene encoding elongation factor G, which gives rise to MASIDKVRNIGISAHIDSGKTTLSERILFYTGKIHKIEEVRGKSGVGAKMDSMDLEREKGITIQSAATYCEWDGYNINLIDTPGHVDFTIEVERALRVLDGAVLVLCGTSGVQSQSYTVDRQMRRYNVPRLAFINKLDRAGADPKRVTAQLKEKLRHNTITMQLPIGEEADFDGIIDLIKMKASFFDGDNGEDIREEEIPADRLEEAKTARHDMIAAIADHDEAMADKYLAEAEVTPAELHAAIRRVTIALKMTPVFIGSAYKNKGVQLLLDGVNMYLPNPTEVTNIALDQNKNEEKTVLLSDPKKPFVGLAFKLEEGRYGQLTYMRVYQGSLSKGDFIVNNSSNRRRIKVPRLVRMHSNEMNDIETATAGDIVALFGVECSSGDTFSTESVAYTMTSMHVPEAVISLAVSPKDKANATNFSKALNRFTKEDPTFRVHRDEESAQTIISGMGELHLEIYIERMKREYSCEVISGKPQVAYREAIGQHAEFSYTHKKQTGGSGQYGKVAGFIEPLPADHATGFEFVDEIVGGSIPREFIPACEKGFREAVKKGPLIGFPIVGVKCVINDGASHPVDSSEIAFRTAALMGFREAYAGAKPTILEPIMRVEVQFPEEFQGAVMGQLNQRRGTIISSEKQEGFVQAMAEVPLNDMFGYSTDLRSATQGKGEFTMEFQKYAEVPKQAREVMMAEFRTKREKEAAAR